Proteins from one Fragaria vesca subsp. vesca linkage group LG6, FraVesHawaii_1.0, whole genome shotgun sequence genomic window:
- the LOC101313717 gene encoding xylosyltransferase 1-like isoform 2, protein MGIKVLVVSLMLTSILFSFLHLIPTRLTTPTQPIINLTKSNMSITNPYPVTFSYLISASKGDSVKLKRMLYALYHPGNYYLIHMDYEATEAEHRDIAEFVGGNPVFGQVGNVWIVGKPNLVTYRGPTMLATTIHALALLLRTCSRDLNFIQHTSHLGWKLNKRGKPITIDPALYSLNKSELWWVIKQRTLPTAFKLYTGSAWTMLSRSFAEYCVVGWDNLPRTLLLYYTNFVSSPEGYFQTLICNSEDYKNTTINHDLHYISWDTPPKQHPRSLGLRDFRRMVQSNRPFARKFKENTPVLKKIDQQLLKRRRGQFAYGGWCSGKEKTQSLCSGLQSENYGVLRPGPGSRRLKSLLTKLISTRNHQKQQCR, encoded by the exons ATGGGTATCAAAGTTTTGGTAGTATCTCTGATGCTAACTTCAATTCTTTTCTCTTTTCTGCACTTGATTCCAACCAGATTAACAACACCCACTCAGCCCATCATCAATCTGACCAAATCCAATATGAGTATTACTAACCCATATCCAGTGACCTTTTCATATCTGATCTCAGCTTCAAAAGGCGATTCCGTTAAACTCAAACGCATGCTCTATGCCCTTTATCATCCTGGAAATTACTATCTGATCCACATGGATTATGAAGCAACGGAAGCAGAACACAGAGACATAGCTGAGTTTGTGGGTGGAAACCCAGTTTTTGGGCAAGTGGGTAATGTTTGGATTGTGGGAAAACCCAACTTGGTAACCTATAGAGGACCAACCATGCTTGCTACCACTATTCATGCTTTGGCTCTGCTCTTGAGGACTTGCAGCAG AGATCTCAATTTTATTCAGCACACCAGTCACTTGGGTTGGAAACTAAACAAGAGAGGCAAGCCTATTACAATAGACCCAGCACTCTACAGCCTCAATAAATCAGAGCTATGGTGGGTCATTAAACAAAGGACTCTCCCAACAGCTTTCAAGCTATACACAGGTTCAGCTTGGACAATGCTATCAAGGTCTTTTGCCGAATATTGCGTAGTGGGTTGGGACAATCTGCCCAGAACCCTCCTCCTCTACTACACCAACTTTGTCTCATCTCCTGAAGGTTACTTCCAGACTCTCATATGCAACTCAGAAGACTACAAAAACACCACCATCAACCATGACCTCCACTACATTTCATGGGATACACCTCCAAAGCAACATCCCAGGTCTCTCGGACTCAGAGATTTTAGAAGAATGGTTCAAAGCAACCGTCCATTCGCTAGAAAGTTCAAGGAGAATACCCCTGTGCTTAAAAAAATTGATCAACAGCTGCTTAAACGACGCCGCGGACAATTTGCTTATGGGGGATGGTGTTCTGGGAAAGAAAAGACGCAGAGTTTATGTTCAGGCCTGCAGAGTGAAAATTATGGAGTTTTAAGGCCAGGACCCGGTTCTAGGAGGTTGAAGTCATTGTTAACAAAACTTATTTCCACGAGGAATCATCAGAAGCAACAATGCAGATGA
- the LOC101313717 gene encoding xylosyltransferase 1-like isoform 3 yields MSITNPYPVTFSYLISASKGDSVKLKRMLYALYHPGNYYLIHMDYEATEAEHRDIAEFVGGNPVFGQVGNVWIVGKPNLVTYRGPTMLATTIHALALLLRTCSRWDWFINLSASDYPLITQDDLIHAFSDLPRDLNFIQHTSHLGWKLNKRGKPITIDPALYSLNKSELWWVIKQRTLPTAFKLYTGSAWTMLSRSFAEYCVVGWDNLPRTLLLYYTNFVSSPEGYFQTLICNSEDYKNTTINHDLHYISWDTPPKQHPRSLGLRDFRRMVQSNRPFARKFKENTPVLKKIDQQLLKRRRGQFAYGGWCSGKEKTQSLCSGLQSENYGVLRPGPGSRRLKSLLTKLISTRNHQKQQCR; encoded by the coding sequence ATGAGTATTACTAACCCATATCCAGTGACCTTTTCATATCTGATCTCAGCTTCAAAAGGCGATTCCGTTAAACTCAAACGCATGCTCTATGCCCTTTATCATCCTGGAAATTACTATCTGATCCACATGGATTATGAAGCAACGGAAGCAGAACACAGAGACATAGCTGAGTTTGTGGGTGGAAACCCAGTTTTTGGGCAAGTGGGTAATGTTTGGATTGTGGGAAAACCCAACTTGGTAACCTATAGAGGACCAACCATGCTTGCTACCACTATTCATGCTTTGGCTCTGCTCTTGAGGACTTGCAGCAGGTGGGATTGGTTCATCAATCTCAGTGCTTCTGACTATCCTCTCATTACTCAAGATGATCTGATCCATGCCTTTTCTGACTTGCCAAGAGATCTCAATTTTATTCAGCACACCAGTCACTTGGGTTGGAAACTAAACAAGAGAGGCAAGCCTATTACAATAGACCCAGCACTCTACAGCCTCAATAAATCAGAGCTATGGTGGGTCATTAAACAAAGGACTCTCCCAACAGCTTTCAAGCTATACACAGGTTCAGCTTGGACAATGCTATCAAGGTCTTTTGCCGAATATTGCGTAGTGGGTTGGGACAATCTGCCCAGAACCCTCCTCCTCTACTACACCAACTTTGTCTCATCTCCTGAAGGTTACTTCCAGACTCTCATATGCAACTCAGAAGACTACAAAAACACCACCATCAACCATGACCTCCACTACATTTCATGGGATACACCTCCAAAGCAACATCCCAGGTCTCTCGGACTCAGAGATTTTAGAAGAATGGTTCAAAGCAACCGTCCATTCGCTAGAAAGTTCAAGGAGAATACCCCTGTGCTTAAAAAAATTGATCAACAGCTGCTTAAACGACGCCGCGGACAATTTGCTTATGGGGGATGGTGTTCTGGGAAAGAAAAGACGCAGAGTTTATGTTCAGGCCTGCAGAGTGAAAATTATGGAGTTTTAAGGCCAGGACCCGGTTCTAGGAGGTTGAAGTCATTGTTAACAAAACTTATTTCCACGAGGAATCATCAGAAGCAACAATGCAGATGA
- the LOC101313717 gene encoding xylosyltransferase 1-like isoform 4, with protein MLYALYHPGNYYLIHMDYEATEAEHRDIAEFVGGNPVFGQVGNVWIVGKPNLVTYRGPTMLATTIHALALLLRTCSRWDWFINLSASDYPLITQDDLIHAFSDLPRDLNFIQHTSHLGWKLNKRGKPITIDPALYSLNKSELWWVIKQRTLPTAFKLYTGSAWTMLSRSFAEYCVVGWDNLPRTLLLYYTNFVSSPEGYFQTLICNSEDYKNTTINHDLHYISWDTPPKQHPRSLGLRDFRRMVQSNRPFARKFKENTPVLKKIDQQLLKRRRGQFAYGGWCSGKEKTQSLCSGLQSENYGVLRPGPGSRRLKSLLTKLISTRNHQKQQCR; from the coding sequence ATGCTCTATGCCCTTTATCATCCTGGAAATTACTATCTGATCCACATGGATTATGAAGCAACGGAAGCAGAACACAGAGACATAGCTGAGTTTGTGGGTGGAAACCCAGTTTTTGGGCAAGTGGGTAATGTTTGGATTGTGGGAAAACCCAACTTGGTAACCTATAGAGGACCAACCATGCTTGCTACCACTATTCATGCTTTGGCTCTGCTCTTGAGGACTTGCAGCAGGTGGGATTGGTTCATCAATCTCAGTGCTTCTGACTATCCTCTCATTACTCAAGATGATCTGATCCATGCCTTTTCTGACTTGCCAAGAGATCTCAATTTTATTCAGCACACCAGTCACTTGGGTTGGAAACTAAACAAGAGAGGCAAGCCTATTACAATAGACCCAGCACTCTACAGCCTCAATAAATCAGAGCTATGGTGGGTCATTAAACAAAGGACTCTCCCAACAGCTTTCAAGCTATACACAGGTTCAGCTTGGACAATGCTATCAAGGTCTTTTGCCGAATATTGCGTAGTGGGTTGGGACAATCTGCCCAGAACCCTCCTCCTCTACTACACCAACTTTGTCTCATCTCCTGAAGGTTACTTCCAGACTCTCATATGCAACTCAGAAGACTACAAAAACACCACCATCAACCATGACCTCCACTACATTTCATGGGATACACCTCCAAAGCAACATCCCAGGTCTCTCGGACTCAGAGATTTTAGAAGAATGGTTCAAAGCAACCGTCCATTCGCTAGAAAGTTCAAGGAGAATACCCCTGTGCTTAAAAAAATTGATCAACAGCTGCTTAAACGACGCCGCGGACAATTTGCTTATGGGGGATGGTGTTCTGGGAAAGAAAAGACGCAGAGTTTATGTTCAGGCCTGCAGAGTGAAAATTATGGAGTTTTAAGGCCAGGACCCGGTTCTAGGAGGTTGAAGTCATTGTTAACAAAACTTATTTCCACGAGGAATCATCAGAAGCAACAATGCAGATGA
- the LOC101313717 gene encoding xylosyltransferase 1-like isoform 1 → MGIKVLVVSLMLTSILFSFLHLIPTRLTTPTQPIINLTKSNMSITNPYPVTFSYLISASKGDSVKLKRMLYALYHPGNYYLIHMDYEATEAEHRDIAEFVGGNPVFGQVGNVWIVGKPNLVTYRGPTMLATTIHALALLLRTCSRWDWFINLSASDYPLITQDDLIHAFSDLPRDLNFIQHTSHLGWKLNKRGKPITIDPALYSLNKSELWWVIKQRTLPTAFKLYTGSAWTMLSRSFAEYCVVGWDNLPRTLLLYYTNFVSSPEGYFQTLICNSEDYKNTTINHDLHYISWDTPPKQHPRSLGLRDFRRMVQSNRPFARKFKENTPVLKKIDQQLLKRRRGQFAYGGWCSGKEKTQSLCSGLQSENYGVLRPGPGSRRLKSLLTKLISTRNHQKQQCR, encoded by the coding sequence ATGGGTATCAAAGTTTTGGTAGTATCTCTGATGCTAACTTCAATTCTTTTCTCTTTTCTGCACTTGATTCCAACCAGATTAACAACACCCACTCAGCCCATCATCAATCTGACCAAATCCAATATGAGTATTACTAACCCATATCCAGTGACCTTTTCATATCTGATCTCAGCTTCAAAAGGCGATTCCGTTAAACTCAAACGCATGCTCTATGCCCTTTATCATCCTGGAAATTACTATCTGATCCACATGGATTATGAAGCAACGGAAGCAGAACACAGAGACATAGCTGAGTTTGTGGGTGGAAACCCAGTTTTTGGGCAAGTGGGTAATGTTTGGATTGTGGGAAAACCCAACTTGGTAACCTATAGAGGACCAACCATGCTTGCTACCACTATTCATGCTTTGGCTCTGCTCTTGAGGACTTGCAGCAGGTGGGATTGGTTCATCAATCTCAGTGCTTCTGACTATCCTCTCATTACTCAAGATGATCTGATCCATGCCTTTTCTGACTTGCCAAGAGATCTCAATTTTATTCAGCACACCAGTCACTTGGGTTGGAAACTAAACAAGAGAGGCAAGCCTATTACAATAGACCCAGCACTCTACAGCCTCAATAAATCAGAGCTATGGTGGGTCATTAAACAAAGGACTCTCCCAACAGCTTTCAAGCTATACACAGGTTCAGCTTGGACAATGCTATCAAGGTCTTTTGCCGAATATTGCGTAGTGGGTTGGGACAATCTGCCCAGAACCCTCCTCCTCTACTACACCAACTTTGTCTCATCTCCTGAAGGTTACTTCCAGACTCTCATATGCAACTCAGAAGACTACAAAAACACCACCATCAACCATGACCTCCACTACATTTCATGGGATACACCTCCAAAGCAACATCCCAGGTCTCTCGGACTCAGAGATTTTAGAAGAATGGTTCAAAGCAACCGTCCATTCGCTAGAAAGTTCAAGGAGAATACCCCTGTGCTTAAAAAAATTGATCAACAGCTGCTTAAACGACGCCGCGGACAATTTGCTTATGGGGGATGGTGTTCTGGGAAAGAAAAGACGCAGAGTTTATGTTCAGGCCTGCAGAGTGAAAATTATGGAGTTTTAAGGCCAGGACCCGGTTCTAGGAGGTTGAAGTCATTGTTAACAAAACTTATTTCCACGAGGAATCATCAGAAGCAACAATGCAGATGA